CTCCCGCGTCAAAACCTCAAGCAACTCAATCTCGAACACCAGATTCGAATTCGGCGGAATCTTGCCCATCGTCCGCTCGCCGTAACCCAGATGCGCCGGCACCAGCAGCTTGCGCTTACCGCCCACCTGCATCCCCATGATCCCTTGGTCCCAACCCTTGATCACCCGACCGGTGCCGATCACGCACTGAAACGGCTTGCCCCGGCTCCAGGACGAATCGAATTCGGTGCCGTCTTCCAGCCATCCGGTGTATTGGGTGGTGATCAACGCGCCTTTGACGGCGGCTTTTCCGTCACCGGGCTGAAGATCGATTATCTGCAGTTCATCATTCATAACATTCGCTCTATTGTTCCGCTGGCCGCCGTTTTCCCAGAAATACCGGCCATTGGCAACCGTTTGACCCAAGGTTGCCGCTGTTTCCGGCGTTGGCCGTGAATTAAGATAGCGACACGCCATCACTCCCGGATCGATACGCCATGACAGCGACGCTTGAATGACTCAACTCTGGATCAGCTTCGCCATTGTCGTCGTGCTGATGGTCGTGATCGCCGTTCTGATCCGCCGAGTGCGCGAGCTTCGTCAGCAACTCGCCGAGTATCGCGAACTGCTCACTCGCGCCGCCGAGGGCCAGAACATCCGGCAGGACGGCGATGCCGACCGTTTCAAGCGCAGCCAGTATTTCGCCCGGATCGGCACGTGGGACTGGGAGGTCGACACCGATCGGCTCTACTGGTCGGACGCAATCTTCGGCATGTTCGGGTTCAAGATCGGCGAGGTGACGCCCTCCTATGCTCTGTTCTGCTCCTGCGTACATCCCGATGACCGTGCCCGAGTGCGCGCCGGGGAATTGCGATGTCTGGAGACCGGCGAAAACCACGATGAGGAATACCGCGTGGTCTGGCCCGACGGCACGATTCGCTGGCTGCGGGAAACCGGCAATGTGGTGCGCAACGATCACGACGCGGTGATCAAGATGATGGGCGTGGTGCGCGACATCACCGAAGAAAAGGCCTCGGCCAGCTACCTCCAGCACCTCGCTCATTTCGACCCGCTGACCGGCCTGCCGAATCGGCTGGTGCTGGAAGAGCGGCTATCGGAAGCACTCGAACATGCCCGCATGACCGAAACGCGGGTGGCACTGGTGTTCATCGATCTCAACGGCTTCAAAGCGATCAACGACCGCTACGGTCACGCCGCCGGCGACCGCGTTCTGATCACCACTGCCACTCGCCTGAAACGCATCCTGCGGGTCAGCGACACCGTCGCGCGAATCGGCGGCGACGAATTCGTGGTCATCCTGCAAGGCCTCGCCCCCGGCCTGAACCTGCAGGACGAAGCGCGCAGCATCTGCCAGAAAATCTTCATCGAACTGTCCCCGCCAATCCCCATCGGCAACGAACAACGCCACATCGGCACCAGCCTCGGCGTCGCCGTATTCCCCGACCACGCACCGACCATGGATCGGCTGCTGCACATTGCGGATCTGGCGATGTACGAGGCTAAACGCAGCGGGAACAATCAGTATCGATTGGGTGGCGGGCAGCCGCTGAGTCATGGCCGGACTGATTGAATATCAGCGCTCGGGCGTACCGAATACAACGCCATTGAAGGTATGCGTGCAGCACTGGCAATTGGGCGTCATGTCTTCGGCTTTCAGGGCGGGATTGACGATTTGCAGGCGCTTCCGTTCATCGATATACAAGCCATTGAAGTAACTCGACTCACCGATCCGCACTATTTCTTTCCGGTCACCTTCAAGCACAGCGACCATCCAGAACACCGGCTCCTGCCGATCCAGCCGCGATACGGCCTCACTGAAAATCTCGTCCCAATCACCGCCGACACGCGACAGCAAAAAGCGAAACAAGGGCGTGTAATCGAAGCCACGGTGCTGGATCCCGTGCATCGAGCCGCGCTTAGCCTCGCTGTGAATTTCAGCCTTGGTGTTTCGCTGATACCGGTAATGCCCGCCGGGATTGTTGCGGCGGACGTTATGGGTGGTCGTGTTTTCTTTGCGGTAAAGGGGTTTCTTTTCCAACCTATTGCTCCTGACATCCAGTCACTCGAAACGCCCCTCGCGTTTTACCGGAACGGCGCTCGAATGCAATCGACCGTCCATGGCCAATTGTTGCTTGAGGTCAGCGCTCCACCGGCTGAATCGCCACAATCGTCCCGTTGGTGATCATCACCATCACGTACTTGTCGTTGATCTGCACCCACTGCGCCTGCGGTTCCGGCTGCTTGAGGCCTTTCTGTTTCCAGTTGGTCAGAGCTTTTTCGCTGCGCTGATAAATGTCCGGGGCGCGGTCGTTAACTTGCAGTTCGCGGCCGTCGACGGGGGAATGTTCGACGGTGGAGGTCGAGGTTTGCGCCGCTTGAACGAGTGGGCTGATCCCGGCGATGCCGGCGACGAGGGCCAGGCTGGCGATAAGGGTCTTGTTGTTCATCGGTGAACCTCCTTCAGATGTGTGATACCTGAACTCCGACTGCGGGGCTCTGGAATCATTCCTTGTTTTTTGATGAAGCTGAATCGGAGATTGTAGTCGCGCCCCGGAACACGATCCGGGCTCGTCTGCCACCGGGCGAATACAGTCAACGACATCCATTTGCGATAAGATCGCGCCCCCCACAGAGTGAACAAGGACATCACCGTGAAAATCTATCTCATCGTCAATCTGGTGTTGCTGGCGCTGCTGGGGCTCTACGCTGTCAGTCTTTTCAACAAGCTTGTTGCCCGGCGCAACGAGATCAAGAACGCATTTGCCCAGGTCGAAGTGCAGCTCAAACGCCGCTATGACCTGATCCCCAATCTGGTCAGCATCGCCAAGGGTTATCTGGCCCATGAGCGCGAAACCCTTGAAGCGGTGATCGCCGCGCGCAATGCCGCCGTGGCCGGACTTGAGGCTGCACAGGCGAAACCGGGCAGCGCACAGAACATCGCGCACTTGGGGCTGGCGGACAGCGCACTCAGCAGCGCGGTGGGTCGATTGAACCTGACGCTGGAGGCTTATCCGGAACTCAAGGCCTCGCAGAACATGCAACAACTGAGCGAAGAGCTGAGCAGCACCGAAAACAAGGTGAGCTTCGCGCGGCAGGCGTTCAACGACGCGGTGATGGCCTACAACACGCTCAAGCAGAGCTTTCCGGCGGTGCTGCTGGCGGCCAGTTTTGGCCATCGCGAGGATGCGGTTCCGTTGAAGTTTGCCGATACGCTGGCCATCAAGACCGCGCCCAACGTTTCTTTCTGATAGCTGCTCTCCATGGATGGCCCGATGAACTTTTTTGAACGACAGACCCAGGCCCGAAACCAGACGCAACGGCTGGTGTGCATGATGATTCTGGCGATTGTCATGCTGATCGGGATGACCAGCCTGCCCTTCGTCTTCAATGGTTTCGAGGATTACCTGAGCGGGACTGGCACGCTGGCGGATGCGTTTCTGGCAATGGCCGTTATCGCATCGTTCATCAGCAGCATCGTGGTGATTGGCGGTCTGCTGAAATATCGGCAACTGCGGGCGGGCGGCAAGGTCGTCGCGGAGAAACTGGGTGGCCGCCTGCTCAACGGCAATGCGCACACCCTGGACGAGCAACGGTTGATGAACGTCGTCGAAGAAATGGCGATTGCCTCCGGCACCTGCATGCCAGCGGTGTATCTGTTACCTGACGAAAGCATCAACGCCTTCGCGGCCGGATTTACACCGGAGGACGCGGCCATTGGTGTGACCCGTGGCGCAGTGACGCTGCTGACCCGGGAAGAACTGCAAGGGGTGATCGCCCACGAATTCAGCCACATCTTCAACGGGGACATGCGCCTCAACACGCAACTAGTGGCAGTGGTGCACGGCCTGTTGGTGTTGGGGCTGGCTGGCACTTACATAATGGCCAGCCTGCTCAAGCGCGACAAACGCGACGTGCGGTTGATGCTGGTGGTTTTTGCGCTCGGTTTCGCGCTGTGCGTGGCCGGATTTATCGGGAATCTCTATGGCAATTTGATCAAGGCGGCTGTCAGTCGCCAGCGTGAGTTCCTCGCCGATGCGAGCGCGGTGCAATACACGCGCAATCCGCAAAGCATTGTCGGTGCCCTGAAAAAAATCGGCGCCCATAAACAAGGCTCCGTCATCAACTCCCCCCGTGCCGCCGAGTTCAGCCATTTGTTTTTCAGCACAAGCGGATCAGGTTGGCTGAGCCGGATGTTTGCGACCCACCCTGATCTGAGCGTGCGGATTCGTCGGATCGATCCGCAGTGGGACGGGAGTTTTACGACGGCTGCCGCAGCGGGCAAACCGGTGCCAGATCAGATGGCAGCAACGGCGGATTGATTCAGACTCCACGTCCACGGATGGCTAGATGAATTTTTTTGAACAACAGTGCCGGGCCAAACGTCGCTCGGTGCAGCTCGTGATTTTGATGTTTTTTGCCGTACTCAGCCTGATTCTCGTGTTCTGCATGCTCCTGATTCTGCCGTTCTCATACGGCAAAACGCTCGAGGATCTGGCGGAAAACTGGCAGTTTTTCGCGAGCGTCGCGACGCTTGTAACGGCTGTTGTGTTGCTCGGCGGGCTGGTCAAATACGTCGAACTGACAGGAGGCGGAAAAGTGGTCGCGCGCCGTTTGGGTGGTCGTCTGATCAACCATGACGCGCGGACTCTGGAAGAGCGTCGCTTGGTCAACGTGGTGGAGGAAATGGCCTTGGCGTCTGGCACCGCCGTTCCTTGCGTGTATCTGCTGCCAGATCTGGGCATCAATGCATTTGCCGCCGGTTTCACCCCTCAGGATGCAGTGATCGGCGTCACTCAAGGTGCGATAAGCCTGTTGTCACGCGATGAACTGCAAGGCGTGATCGCCCACGAATTCAGCCACATCTACAACGGCGACATGCGCCTGAACACTCAACTGGTCGCGATCGTCCACGGGATCATGGTGATCGGGCTGGCGGGAAACCATCTCTTGCGCGGTATTGAGGACACACCACACTCATCTGCCAATCGTAAGCAGCCGACCATCCCGGTCAGCATGTTTGGCACTGCGCTGTGCATTGTCGGATTCTCCGGGACGTTCTTCGGCAACCTGATCAAGGCTGCAGTCAGCCGGCAACGCGAATTCCTGGCCGATGCGACGGCCGTGCAATACACCCGCAACCCCGACAGTATCGCCGGGGCACTGAAGAAAATCGGCGGGTACAAAATGGGCTCGACCCTCAAGGCCGCCCGCGCCGCCGAGTTCAGCCACCTGTTTTTCGGCCCTGGCAAATCCAGCTCTCATCTACTCTCGGGTCATCCGGATCTGCGTGAACGCATTCGCAGGATAGACCCTGACTGGGACGGGATTTTTGTGAGCATCGCCGCACCAGCGCAAGACTCGATGGTAGCCAGAACCGTACAGGCAGCGCCGCCGAAACAGCTGCAATAGCACGCCATTGATCTGCATAGCACATCAATCCATGCCAACTATGCAATTAACAGATCGATCCCCCTGCGCCACTATCCGCCCCAATAAAAACCGTGCGCCGCCTCCCCGTCGCGCACGTCATAAAAGCGGTGGAGTATTTTTCGATGACAGCCTCAATCCCACACGGCGGCTCGCGGGCCGGCGCCATTTTCCGGGTGACCTCGGGTAACTTCCTCGAACAGTTCGACTTCTTTCTGTTCGGTTTCTACGCCACGCAGATCGCGGCGGTGTTCTTTCCGGCGAGCAGTGAGTTCGCTTCCCTGATGATGACGTTCGCGGTGTTCGGCGCAGGCTTTTTGATGCGTCCGCTGGGGGCTATCGTGCTCGGCGCGTACATCGATGATGTGGGCCGGCGCAAAGGATTGATCGTCACTTTGTCGATCATGGCCAGCGGCACGATATTGATTGTGCTGGTGCCCGGATACGAAACCATCGGCCTGTTTGCGCCGGCGTTGGTGTTGATCGGGCGGCTGTTGCAGGGTTTCTCCGCCGGTGCGGAACTGGGCGGGGTTTCGGTATATCTGTCGGAGATCGCCACGCCCGGTCGCAAAGGCTTTTTCACGGCCTGGCAGTCGGCCAGTCAGCAGGTGGCCATCGTCGTCGCTGCCGCACTGGGTTATGGCTTGAACCAGTGGATGGCGCCCGACGTGGTCGCGGATTGGGGCTGGCGGATTCCGTTTTTCGTCGGCTGCATGATCGTGCCGTTCATCTTCCTGCTGCGTCGTAACCTGGCGGAAACCGAAGAGTTCGCCGCCCGCAAACATCGCCCGAGCATGAAAGAAGTGTTCCGCACCCTCGGCCAGAACTGGGTCGTGGTGCTCGGCGGGATGTTGATGGTTGCCCTGACCACCACCGCGTTTTACCTGATCACCGTGTACGCGCCGACCTTCGGCAAAACCGTGCTGCACCTGAGCACGTCGGATGCGTTGCTGGTGACGTTGCTGGTGGGCGTTTCGAACTTCTTCTGGCTGCCGATTGGCGGCGCGTTGTCCGATCGTGTCGGCCGGCGTCCGGTGTTGATCGCCATGTCGCTGCTGGCCCTGGCCACCACTTATCCGGCGCTGTCGTATCTGGTGCAGGCGCCGAGCTTCAGCCACATGTTGCTGTCGCTGTTGTGGCTGTCGTTTATCTACGGCCTCTACAACGGCGCGATGATTCCGGCGCTGACCGAAATCATGCCGGTGGAAGTGCGGGTGGCCGGTTTCTCCCTCGCCTATAGCCTGGCGACGGCAGTGTTCGGCGGTTTCACCCCGGCGATGTCGACCTTCCTGATCCAGTACACCGGCGACAAGGCCGCGCCGGGTTACTGGATGAGTGTCGGCGCGCTGTGTGCGTTGTGCGCGACGCTGTATCTGTATCGCCGCGCGGGCGGTCGTCTGCAACCTGTCGCTGCCTGAGGAGAGCACCCATGAAAAAACTGATGACCGTTACCGCCCTGCTCGCCGGCCTTACGCTCAACGTTGCGGCCCAGGCCGAAGAGCTGCGGGTGATGACCTCTGGCGGCTTCACTGCCGCCTACAAAATCCTCGGGCCGAAATTCGCGGCGAACAGCGGCAACACTCTCGACACCATCCTCGGCCCGTCGATGGGCAAGGCGCCGGAAGCGATCCCCAATCGCCTGGCACGGGGCGAACAGGCTGACGTGGTGATCATGGTCGGCTACGCCCTCGACGACCTGATCAAGCAAGGCAAGGTCGACCCGGCTTCGCGGGTGGAACTGGCGGACTCGCGGATCGGCCTGGTGGTGCGTGAAGGCGCGCCGAAACCGGATATCAGCAACGTCGACAATCTGAAGAAAACCCTGCTCGACGCCCAGTCGGTGGCCTACTCCGACAGCGCCAGCGGCGTGTACATCGAGCAGCAGTTGTTCAAAAAACTCGGCATCGAAGATCAGCTGAAACCGAAGGCGAAGATGATCCCGAAAATCCCGGTAGGCTCGGTGGTTGCCACTGGAGACTATCAACTGGGCTTCCAGCAGGTCAGCGAATTGCTGCCCGTGCCAGGGGTGAGTTTTGTGGCGAAGATCCCGGAATCGGTGCAGTCGGTCACGCGGTTTGCAGCGGGGATTCCGGTGGGTGCGCAGCATCAAGAGGAAGCGAAAGCCTTACTCGCCTATCTGGCCGCACCTGCCGCACAGACTGACGTGCAGGCCACCGGACTGGATTCGGTCAAGCGCTGACCGTCGGCGGCTGGACTTTCATTTCCACCACCAGCCGCTCCAGCTCCAGTGCCGCCGGGGTCAGCGTACGACCCCGGCGTTTTATGATGCCGACGCTGCGCATCACTTGCGGTTCAGTCAGCGGCACCCGCGTCAGGATCGGATGATCCGCCGCCGGCATCGCCATCAGCGGCACCGCCGCCACACCCAACCCCGCTTCCACCAGACCGATCATGGTCGTCACATGCCGCGTCTCGCAGATGCTCGGGCGTTGCGGCACCACTTTGGCCAGGGCCTGATCCAGCAGAAAACGGTTGCCGGAAGTCTTGTCGAGCGAGATGTAATCCTGCCGATAGAACTCGTCCCAGGTCACGCTGCTGCGCCCGGCCAGCGGATGATCGCGGCGACAGGCAACCACATAACTCTCCTGCACCAGCGGCTCGAAATCCACGCCCGCCTCCTGGGTGCCCATGAAACTCAGGCCGAAATCCGCCTCGCCATTGACCACCGCGCTCAGCACGTCGTGGGCGCTGGAATCGAGGACTTTGACTTTGATTCGCGGGAACTGCCGGTGATAACGGGCGACCACGCTCGGCATGAAGTAATACGCCGCTGACGGCACGCAGGCGACCGTGACATGGCCGAGCCGGTTTGAAGCGACTTCGCTGATGCCCAGCAATGCCACGTCCAGGTCATCCAGCAAACGTTCGACACTGGGCATGAAACCGCGTCCGGCCTGGGTCAGGCTGACCTTGCGCGTGGTACGTTCGAACAGCTTCACACCGAGGGCGTCTTCGAGCTTTTCGATGCGCCGGCTCAGGGCCGGTTGCGACAGGCGCACGGTGTCGGCGGCCTTGCGGAAACTGCCCTGCTCGACCACGGCGCGAAAGGCTTGCAGGTCGTTGAGGTCGAAGTTGATGGCCATGGAAAACTCGGGAGGAATTGATTCGCTGAGGCTATAAATGTAA
The window above is part of the Pseudomonas fluorescens genome. Proteins encoded here:
- a CDS encoding LemA family protein, encoding MKIYLIVNLVLLALLGLYAVSLFNKLVARRNEIKNAFAQVEVQLKRRYDLIPNLVSIAKGYLAHERETLEAVIAARNAAVAGLEAAQAKPGSAQNIAHLGLADSALSSAVGRLNLTLEAYPELKASQNMQQLSEELSSTENKVSFARQAFNDAVMAYNTLKQSFPAVLLAASFGHREDAVPLKFADTLAIKTAPNVSF
- a CDS encoding RcnB family protein, with translation MNNKTLIASLALVAGIAGISPLVQAAQTSTSTVEHSPVDGRELQVNDRAPDIYQRSEKALTNWKQKGLKQPEPQAQWVQINDKYVMVMITNGTIVAIQPVER
- a CDS encoding M48 family metallopeptidase, yielding MNFFERQTQARNQTQRLVCMMILAIVMLIGMTSLPFVFNGFEDYLSGTGTLADAFLAMAVIASFISSIVVIGGLLKYRQLRAGGKVVAEKLGGRLLNGNAHTLDEQRLMNVVEEMAIASGTCMPAVYLLPDESINAFAAGFTPEDAAIGVTRGAVTLLTREELQGVIAHEFSHIFNGDMRLNTQLVAVVHGLLVLGLAGTYIMASLLKRDKRDVRLMLVVFALGFALCVAGFIGNLYGNLIKAAVSRQREFLADASAVQYTRNPQSIVGALKKIGAHKQGSVINSPRAAEFSHLFFSTSGSGWLSRMFATHPDLSVRIRRIDPQWDGSFTTAAAAGKPVPDQMAATAD
- a CDS encoding M48 family metallopeptidase, coding for MNFFEQQCRAKRRSVQLVILMFFAVLSLILVFCMLLILPFSYGKTLEDLAENWQFFASVATLVTAVVLLGGLVKYVELTGGGKVVARRLGGRLINHDARTLEERRLVNVVEEMALASGTAVPCVYLLPDLGINAFAAGFTPQDAVIGVTQGAISLLSRDELQGVIAHEFSHIYNGDMRLNTQLVAIVHGIMVIGLAGNHLLRGIEDTPHSSANRKQPTIPVSMFGTALCIVGFSGTFFGNLIKAAVSRQREFLADATAVQYTRNPDSIAGALKKIGGYKMGSTLKAARAAEFSHLFFGPGKSSSHLLSGHPDLRERIRRIDPDWDGIFVSIAAPAQDSMVARTVQAAPPKQLQ
- a CDS encoding sensor domain-containing diguanylate cyclase gives rise to the protein MTQLWISFAIVVVLMVVIAVLIRRVRELRQQLAEYRELLTRAAEGQNIRQDGDADRFKRSQYFARIGTWDWEVDTDRLYWSDAIFGMFGFKIGEVTPSYALFCSCVHPDDRARVRAGELRCLETGENHDEEYRVVWPDGTIRWLRETGNVVRNDHDAVIKMMGVVRDITEEKASASYLQHLAHFDPLTGLPNRLVLEERLSEALEHARMTETRVALVFIDLNGFKAINDRYGHAAGDRVLITTATRLKRILRVSDTVARIGGDEFVVILQGLAPGLNLQDEARSICQKIFIELSPPIPIGNEQRHIGTSLGVAVFPDHAPTMDRLLHIADLAMYEAKRSGNNQYRLGGGQPLSHGRTD
- a CDS encoding LysR family transcriptional regulator — translated: MAINFDLNDLQAFRAVVEQGSFRKAADTVRLSQPALSRRIEKLEDALGVKLFERTTRKVSLTQAGRGFMPSVERLLDDLDVALLGISEVASNRLGHVTVACVPSAAYYFMPSVVARYHRQFPRIKVKVLDSSAHDVLSAVVNGEADFGLSFMGTQEAGVDFEPLVQESYVVACRRDHPLAGRSSVTWDEFYRQDYISLDKTSGNRFLLDQALAKVVPQRPSICETRHVTTMIGLVEAGLGVAAVPLMAMPAADHPILTRVPLTEPQVMRSVGIIKRRGRTLTPAALELERLVVEMKVQPPTVSA
- a CDS encoding substrate-binding domain-containing protein, translating into MKKLMTVTALLAGLTLNVAAQAEELRVMTSGGFTAAYKILGPKFAANSGNTLDTILGPSMGKAPEAIPNRLARGEQADVVIMVGYALDDLIKQGKVDPASRVELADSRIGLVVREGAPKPDISNVDNLKKTLLDAQSVAYSDSASGVYIEQQLFKKLGIEDQLKPKAKMIPKIPVGSVVATGDYQLGFQQVSELLPVPGVSFVAKIPESVQSVTRFAAGIPVGAQHQEEAKALLAYLAAPAAQTDVQATGLDSVKR
- a CDS encoding MFS transporter; translation: MTASIPHGGSRAGAIFRVTSGNFLEQFDFFLFGFYATQIAAVFFPASSEFASLMMTFAVFGAGFLMRPLGAIVLGAYIDDVGRRKGLIVTLSIMASGTILIVLVPGYETIGLFAPALVLIGRLLQGFSAGAELGGVSVYLSEIATPGRKGFFTAWQSASQQVAIVVAAALGYGLNQWMAPDVVADWGWRIPFFVGCMIVPFIFLLRRNLAETEEFAARKHRPSMKEVFRTLGQNWVVVLGGMLMVALTTTAFYLITVYAPTFGKTVLHLSTSDALLVTLLVGVSNFFWLPIGGALSDRVGRRPVLIAMSLLALATTYPALSYLVQAPSFSHMLLSLLWLSFIYGLYNGAMIPALTEIMPVEVRVAGFSLAYSLATAVFGGFTPAMSTFLIQYTGDKAAPGYWMSVGALCALCATLYLYRRAGGRLQPVAA
- a CDS encoding FKBP-type peptidyl-prolyl cis-trans isomerase, producing MNDELQIIDLQPGDGKAAVKGALITTQYTGWLEDGTEFDSSWSRGKPFQCVIGTGRVIKGWDQGIMGMQVGGKRKLLVPAHLGYGERTMGKIPPNSNLVFEIELLEVLTRED